GGCAGAGCAGCGACGCCGTGGGCGACGAGGTGAAAGTGAAATTTCGCGCCCGGCTGCGCGAGCTGCCATGAAGGCCGTCAAACCGCAGATTGCGGTCCTGATGGTTCTGATGGCCCTTGTGACCCTGATTGCGGGATGCTCCCAACCGGGGCTGGAAGCCGTGCCGCCCACCAGCCCGCAGGCAAGGCCTGCCGACTTTCCTGCAGCCTTCTACGAGCAGGCCGCAGCCAGCGGTCAGCAGGTACTGAAGGTAGACACCTCGCGTTCACTGGTCTCCATCACTGTGCGTCGCGCTGGCGCCCTGGCCAGCCTGGGGCACGATCATGTGATTGCCAGCCGGCAGCTGCAAGGCTATGTGGCGCCCCGGTTGGGCCGGGCCGACCTGTATGTGGCGCTGGACAGTCTCTCGGTCGACGAACCCGCTCTGCGTGCCGCTGCGGGCCTGGACACCCAGCCCAGCGCCGCCGATATCGAGGGGACCCGCGCCAATATGCTGAGCAGGGTGCTGCAGACCCAGCTCCATCCGTTTGCACGCGTTCAGGTGCGCACCACCCCGAATGCGGACGGCGAGGTCGTGCTGGTCGTGGAACTCACCGTCCACGGAGTCACGCGCAGCCTGAGCGTTCCGGCCCGGATCGTGAAGGAGCAAGGTGCTATCCGTATCAGCGGAGCGTTGAGCATCGATCAATCAGACTTCGGCATCACGCCTTTGTCCATCCTGGGCGGCGCCATCCAGGTCCGGGATAGGCTCGATCTGAGCTTCGAAGTGCTCGCCGGCCCAATGAAGCGGGAATCCGGATCATGAGACCAGGGAGTTGGCGTGCCCCGAGCGCAGCGCTGCTGCTGATCTGCTGCGGCCCGCTGGTGTCGGCACAGCAGCTGCAGATCGAGACCGCCGAGCAGGATGAAGCCGTGCTGGTAAACGCCTCGGCCATCATGCAGGTCAGGCCGGCCACTGCCTGGAGCGTGATTTCCGACTACGAGCATCTGGCCGAATTCGTGCCTGGAATGCAAAGCTCTCGCGTGCTGCAACGCAACGGCAACCAGGTGGTGGTGGAGCAGAAAGGCAGTCTGGGATTCCTGTTCTTTCGCCAGGCCATCGAAATCAGGCTGGCCGTGAACGAATGGCCGCATCAGCGCATCATCGCCCATGCGGTAGGCGGCAATCTCAAGCAGATGGACGGCAGCTATACCCTGGAAACCCTGGCGGACGGCCGTGTACGCCTGAGCTATAGCGCCCGCCTGGTTCCTGCGTTCACCATCCCCCCGCTGCTCGGAAAAGCGGTGGTGCGCCAGTTGCTGACGCGCCAGTTCAAGGCACTGGTGGATGAAATCCTGCATCGCGAGGCATTGAGCCTCGGAAGCGACAGCCTGCCATCAAAAAATTAGCGCAAAGCCTCTCATTGCGAGGAGTACTACCGGATTTTCCGTGACGATCCGCCAAAGCAGTCCAGGGCGTATCCAAGCCTGCACAGAGAGCGATTTGCCTGGCCGCCGGGAAGCCATGACTGCCGGCATTCGTTCATCAAGCGCCGACAGCCATGGCGTTTTCAGGCCTTGAAAGTCAGCCAAGGCTTCAATTTCAGGCTCGCCCGGATCAGCCCCGCCTCCTCCTGCGCCTGCAGCACCGGTCCCACGGGTTTGTAGGCACTTGGAGCCTCCTCGATCAAGCGCTCCTCGCGCAGCGTGATGCACTGCCACATGGACTCGATCAGCGGCTGCTTCATGCGGCGTGTGTCCTGTCTGCGCACCTGCCGACCTGCGCCGTGGCTGCACGATTGCAGCCAGTCTTCATGGCCCAGGCCCTTGACAAGGAAGGAGTAGTCGCCCATGGAGCCCGGAATCAGCGCCCACTGGCCGTCGTGCGCCGGGGTCGAGCCCTTGCGGTGCACATTGAACTCGCCTTCGGTCATCACCACGTTGTGCGGCACATCCACAATCAGGCGCGATGCATCGGGCGCGGCAATGTCCTCCAGTTCTTTGCGCACCAGCTCGGCCAGCGCCATGCGGTTGAACCATGCATAGCGCGCGGCCACGCCCATGGCCTGCAGGTAATCCTGGGCCAGCGCACCGCTCAGACCATACAGGCCGTGCCGCGGGTGCTTGATGCCTTGCGGCCATTGCTGCCTGGCCAGATCCATCCAGCGGCGGCCGACATAAAAGCCGACATCGCGCGAGCCGGTATGGATCATCACCGTGACATCACCCTTCTTGAGCCCTGCCGCATAAGCGGCGTGGCGATCGAAAATCTCATCGACCACGCAGAACTCCAGAAAATGATTGCCGCTGCCCAGGTCGGCGGCAGACGGCGGGCGCAACAGCTCACGCGCCTGCAGCAGGGCTTCGGGCGCGTAACGACTGCGGCCCGCAAAGCCTTGCAGTCCCACGCAGCCGGCCAGCTCGGCCTGCAGGCGATCGCGATTCACGCCCTGCCACAGGCCAGCATCAGGCAAGTGTTCAATAAAGGCATCCGGGCCCTCGTCGAACAATGCCTTGAAGCCTGCGCTGCGCACGGGTACATCGCGCCCGTTCTGCAAGATGACCCGGGTCAGACGCTGGACGATGGTGGTTCTGTGCAGCTCGGCCTGCGCCTGGGTCAGGCCCGTGCTCAGCAGGCGTATGCCGCAGTTGATATCCGTGCCGATGGCAGCAGGAATCACGAAATCCGGCGATGTCGCCACCACGGCCCCCACTGGCGCAATGCTGCCGGGGTGAAAGTCCGGCGTGGCACAGGCTTTGCAGACTGCGCCATGGCCCTGCGGGTCGGCGACCGAGGCAAACTCCAGCAACTGGCTGACGGCCTTGTGCTCCAGCGGCAGACTGTCAGGCAGCAACACAGTGGCGGCCGCCTGCTCGTTATGGATTTGATAGATGTGGTCCCGATACGAGACCTGGATGCCCTGACGTGACAGAGCTTTTTGCAGTCGGGAAAGCTTCCCGGAAAGATGGGGCATGATGCTGAGAAAAACAGGTACGCAACAGCGCATCTCCGAATCTGGGAGATGCAACGCACCTTCGAGCAGCAGCATCAGGAAGGATGGGTAAGCCGCAGATTCTAATGATTAGCGGCCCGGCCGCCAAGCATCGGTGTTGCCGGCAGGCTGCAGTGCACTTGATGGGCCAAGGCACTTTTCATCAGGACTTCAATCAAGAAAGCGCGCTGCCACGGCCGGGTCCGGCATCAGGCATTGCTCGCTTTTGCCAAACCAGCGGTAGCGGTTTCTGGCAATCAGGCGATAGAGCGCATCGCGCAATGCAGCGGGTATCAGTCGGAACAGCGCTGTCAGGCGCCAGGGCCAGCCCAGCGCGTGCAGCACGCGCAGGATGGCATCGGTGTGCTGCCAGGAACACTTGCCGTCGACCAGCAGCAGGGTTTGCAGACCTTCCAGGCGCAGGCCCGCATCGGCCAGCAGCTTGCCGCCTGCCTCTCCCTGGATGGCGGCGAACTGAAAAATGCCATGCTTGTCGTGCTTGAGCAGAAACTGCACCCAGCCGTTGCACAGCAGGCATTGCGCATCGAAGACCACAATCATTTTTTCTCCTCGGGCAGCCGCAGGTGGCCTCGGTAACTGGCCACTACGCCAATCAGCGGGACTGCCGCCTCGATATGAAACTGCAAGCGCTGCCCGACCCCGGTTTCCTCGGCCACGATGCGCGGCGCCAGCCAGCCCGGACAAGGGATGCCCAGAAAATACAGGCGCTGCAGTCGCATGTGCAGCCGTCCATCCACCGCCCGCAGGGCAAAGCACAGCCGCGCTGGCCCGAGACGCTCGACCAGGCCGCCTTGGTGCAAATGCATGCTGGAGCGCATGACCTGCTCGGGGAAGATGCGAGTCCAGGTCTCGGCGTCCGGACTGGCCTGCAGCTCGAAATGAATCTCCCCCTCAACGGCCGTGCGCGGCGTACCCAGGGCCAGGCCCAGCAACCTGGCCAGCAGCGTCCGGGGCGCGCCGGTCTGCACCCTGCCCTCCAACTCATGCTCGCCCTGCAGGCGGTGAAAGCGCTGCAGCACGGCATCGAGCCTGCCGAACTCTTCACCCATGGCCTGCTGAAACAAGGAAGCGCTCTGCGTCATGGGGCCAGCTCCTGCATCCGGATGTCCAGCCCCCGAGCCTCGGCCATGAAGTCCTGAAGCGTCAGCAGCCCCATGCAGGGCCGGGCACCAGGCGCCAGCGCAGCACCTGCTGCCAGCTTGCGCACCAGTGCACTGGCTGCCAGCGTGGGAACATAGGGCCCGTCGCCGGAGCCCGCCGTCAGCACCCAGCTACGCTGGCTGGCTTGCCCCTGTGCATCCAGCCCACTGACGGTGACATGCATGGCACCCACATCACTGCCCCGCTTCTTGAACCAGTCCGCCATGCGCTTGAGCGTGCTCGCATGGATGGACCAGTCGCGCACCAGCCCTTGGTGCGCCAGACAGGCCATGGCGTTCATGCCTCGGTGCAGAAGCGGCAACTCAAGCCCCGCGCCAAATCTGACAGAACAGTTCTGATAACGACGCGGCAGCAATGCAAGATCGGGCACATCGCAGGCCGACAGCAGCCGCCGCCCCACGGGAGCCGGATAGTCATGTGCATAGCTGCGCAGCCAGCCGATCACGGCCTGCTGGCCCGCACCGGGCAGTGGCTTGCCGCAATAGCTGAGGATGGCAGCGACGGTGGACAGGCCTCTGTCCGTTCGATTGCCCGGGCTGATGCCGATGTCGATATGGTCGACGCGAGCCATGCTCCTAGCCAGCGCATCCACCACCGCCGAGGACAGCGCCGGCACCGAGCTGGCACCACTGAGCAGCAGCACGCCGGCAGCTTTGGCCTGCGGCTCGAGCTGGTCTATGCCGCAGACAAACTCACGTCCATCGGCCAGATCCACATAGTGCACGCCGACCTGGGCACAGGCCAGGGCCACGCGGTAGTCCTGCCCCTGAAACGGGCCCGAGGTGTGAATGAGCGCATCCACCGCCAGGGCCTTGAGCCGTTCTTGCAGCCCCGGAGCCATCACGTCCAGCACCGCATGGCTCAGGCTTGCGCGGGCATCCCGGGCCAGACCTTCAAGCAGCGCATGCGCCGCAGAAGCCGAGCGCCCTGCCACCACGATGTGCAGACCGCTTTGCCTGGCCAGGCTGGCAACCAGGCGACTGCCGAAGAAGCCATAAGCACCAACGACCATGACCTTGAATTCACGCATGCCCCAGTGTAGCTGGACGCAAGTTCCGCCCTGCAGCCCAGACACGGCAGACGCCTTCATGGCCGGCTCACAGCCCGTGCTTGCGAATCTTGTCGTGCAGCGTGGTCTTGGGAGTGTGCAGCGCCTGCGCCGTGCGCGTCAGATTGCCTTCGTTGTTGCGCAGGGCTTCGGAAATCAGGGAACGCTCTATGGACTCCATGGTCGACGCCAACGAAGCAGCAGTCCCGGGCGTGGCGCCCGACGGGGATATGCCGGCATCCAGCCCCAGCGTGATGCGCTCGGCCGTGTTGCGCAGCTCGCGCACATTGCCGGGCCAGTCGTGGGCCAGCAAGGTCTGAAGACGCTGCGGCGTCAGTTCGGCCACAGGTCGCTGGTGGCGGGCCGCGGCCTGCAGCGCGAAATGCTCGAACAGCAGCGCAACATCCTCGCGGCGCTCACGCAGCGGGGGCAGGTTCACGGTCGCCACATTGAGACGATAGTAGAGATCGGAACGAAACAGGCCCTGGCGGCTGAGCTCCAGCAGATCGACCTTGGTTGCCGCAATCACGCGGCAATCCACGGGAATGAGCGTGTTCGATCCCAGACGCTCCAGCACTCTTTCCTGCAGCACGCGCAGCAGCTTGGCCTGCATGGCCAGGGGCATGCTCTCGATCTCGTCGAGAAACAGCGTGCCACCGCTGGCATGCTCGATCTTGCCAATGCGCTTTTTGCCTGCGCCGGTAAAGGCCCCGGCCTCGCTGCCGAACATTTCGCTGTCGAACAGGGTTTCCGGCAGACCGCCGCAGTTGATGGCGACGAAATTGCCGCTTTTGCGCCGGCTGGACTCGTGCAGGCTGCGCGCGACTCTTTCCTTGCCGGTGCCGGTTTCACCCCAGATCAGCACATCGGCCTCGCTGGCCGCAAGGCTCTGCAAGGTACTACGCAGCTGCTGCATGGGCAGCGACCGCCCCAGCAACTGGTGCTGCAGCACATCCCGGCTCTGCAGTTGCTGACGCAGGCTGCGCACCTCCAGCACCAGACGACGTCGCTCCAGCGCACGGTGCACGGTCTCCACCAGGCGCTCAGGCGCAAATGGCTTTTCCAGAAAATCGGCCGCACCATCCTTCATGGCCTGCACGGCCATGGAGATATCGCCGTGACCGGTGATGAGAATCACGGGCAGCTCGGCGTCCAGCGCGCGAATCGCGGCCAGCAGCCCCAGCCCGCTCATCTGGGGCAAACGGATATCGCTGACCACCACGCCGGCGAAATCCGGCGACAGGCGCTTTAGCGCCTGCTCGGCACTGCTCGCACAGACGCAGTCCAGGCCCTCGAGGCGCATGGTCTGCTCGCAGGCCATGGCGACATCGGCATCGTCTTCAACGATCAGGACTTGGAGGGATGGGTTCATGGGCAGCAGGCAATCAGGACAGCGGCCGAGTATCCACCAAGGGAAGGCGCAGCGTGAAGATGGCCCCGCCTTCCGGATGGTTGCCGCCGCTCAGGCCGCCACCTGCTGCATGGGCAATTTCTGCCGACAGCGGCAGGCCCAGACCCAGTCCCAAACCCTCGGGCTTGGTCGTGAAAAAGGGCTCAAACAGCCGCGCCTGAGCCTGCTCGCTGAGTCCGGGGCCATGATCGCGCACCGTGATCTGTGCCCAGGCACCGGACCGGTTGCAGGCAATTTCCACGCACCGCGTGCAGCCGCCCTGCACGGCGTCCAGCGCGTTGCTCAGCAGATTGATCAGCACCTGCTGCACACGATTGGCATCGCACCAGGCACTCAGCGCGAGATCCGAAGGCTGTCGCACGATCATGACGCCGCTTTGCGCAATGCGCGGCTCCAGCAGGGTCAGAGCGCCATCGACCACCTTGGCCAGTTCGACCTGTGCCGGCTGACCCGCGGACTTGCGCGCAAAGTTGCGTAGCTGTCCGGTAATACGTCCCATGCGCTCCGTCAGCTCGGCCATGCGCTGCAGATTGCTGTGCACCATCTCGCCCTGGCCGCGCTCCAGAAAACGCTGGCTGTTGCCGGCAAGCGCCCGCAACGCCGCCAGGGGCTGATTCAGCTCATGGGCCACTTCTGTGGAGAGCTGGCCGATGACGGCCAGTTTGCCAGCCTGCACCAGCTCATCCTGCGCAGCGCGCAGTGTGGTCTCGGCATGCATGCGCTCCACAACCTCCTGCTGAAGTGCCAGATTGGCGTTCTGAAGATCGGCCGTGCGCTGCTGCACTTTCTGCTCCAGCACCTCGTTGGTCTGCTTCAGAGCCTGCTGGGCCGCCAGTTGCTCGCGCACATGCCTGCGCCGCTGATAGAGCAAAGCCCCCAGCAAAAACATCAATGCAATCAACACCCCGGTCACCCATGCACGGCTCGCCGCCAGCTGCAATGCAACACTCAGGGGAGACAGCACGGTGATCTGCCAGGGCGTGCCGGCCAGCGGCGTGGACTGCGCCAGAAAGCGACCCGCACTCGGCCCTGCCGCGGCATCCTTGAGATCAGGAATGCTGACCTGCCTGATACCCGTGGCACCGCTCACACCTCCCCAGCTCAGCGACCTCAGATTCAGACGGTTGTATTTCTGCGACGCTTCCAGCTCCGCGCGTCTTGCTTCGTTCAGCGGCTGCAAGGTGGCAAAGCGCCAGGCAGGCATGTTGCTGAGGATGACCACGGTGTTTTCATCGCTGACCATTACCGGCGACTCTGCGCTGGCCCAGGACTGCTCGAGCTGCGCCAGCCCGACCTTGACCACCACCACGCCATGCAGCTCGCCCTGGCCCAGGGTCGTGGTCAGGTAATAGCCAGGCTCACCACGCGTGGTGCCGACACCGAAGTAGCGCCCCCGCCCTTCCCGCAGCGCCTGCTGGACATAGGGCCTGAAGCCGAGGCTCTCGCCCACAAAGCTGTCAGCGCGGCGCCAGTTGCTGGCGGCCAGCACAAGACCCTGGTGATCCAGCATGTAGACGCTGAGCGTGCCCGCTCGGCGGCTCAGCTCTTCCAGATAGAGGTTGGCACGGGATTGCAGCGTTTCGTCGCCTGGCGATTTCAGCAGGGACAGGATCTCGGGCTGCAGGGCCACCACATCGGGCAGAAAGGCAAATTTGTCGATCTCGCGCCGAAGGCTGGCTGCATAGAGATCGAGGCGGTTGTTGCCGGCTGCCGCCACCGTCTCGAGACCGATCTTGACAAAGCCCTGATAGCCCAGCCAGCCGCCCAGGCTGCTTGCAGCCAGCCAGAGCAGGATCAGCAAAGCAGCGCGCAGGTGCGGGGGCAGGAAAGCTAGCATGGTGCGGGCCATGTTAGCAGCGCCCGACACAGCGGCAGGCAGTAAGTCGGGCAAGGCGGGGGTCAGGCTCAGGCGCGGGCGGCCTCGGCCATGATCACGGGCTGGGCTGCCGAGTCCGTGGAAGACTCCGGAGCTTCATCGCCTTCCCATTTGGCCACCACGGCAGTGGCAATGGCGTTGCCCAGCACATTGGTCAGGGTGCGACCCATGTCCAGGAAGTGGTCGATGCCCAGAATCAGCAGGATGCCGGCTTCCGGCAAACCGAACATGGGCAGCACGGCAGCCACCACCACCAGCGAGGCGCGCGGCACGCCGGCAATGCCCTTGCTGGAAATCATCAGCACCAGCAGCATGGTCAGCTGTGCGGTCAGCGACATCTCGATGCCATAGGCCTGAGAGATGAAGATGGCCAGAAAGGTGGTGTAGATCATGGAGCCGTCGAGGTTGAACGAGTAACCCAGCGGTAGCACAAAACCGGTGATGCGTGGCTTGATGCCGAATTTCTCCAGCTGCTCCATGAGCTTGGGCAGCGTGGATTCGCTGCTGGCCGTGAAAAAGCCCACCAGCACCGGGCCGCGAATCAGCGACAGCAGACGGAAGACATCCTTGCCCAGCACCACATAGCCGGCACCGATGAGCAGCACCCACAGCGCGGCCAGCGCAATATAAAAGCCCAGCAGGAACTTGCCGAACACCAGCAGCATGCCTAGTCCGTGGGTGGCAATGGTGCCGGCGACAGAGCCGAACACGCCCACGGGCGCAAAGCGCATCACATATTCGGTCACGCGCAGCATGACATGCGAGGTCTCTTCCATC
This DNA window, taken from Comamonas testosteroni TK102, encodes the following:
- a CDS encoding ATP-binding protein codes for the protein MARTMLAFLPPHLRAALLILLWLAASSLGGWLGYQGFVKIGLETVAAAGNNRLDLYAASLRREIDKFAFLPDVVALQPEILSLLKSPGDETLQSRANLYLEELSRRAGTLSVYMLDHQGLVLAASNWRRADSFVGESLGFRPYVQQALREGRGRYFGVGTTRGEPGYYLTTTLGQGELHGVVVVKVGLAQLEQSWASAESPVMVSDENTVVILSNMPAWRFATLQPLNEARRAELEASQKYNRLNLRSLSWGGVSGATGIRQVSIPDLKDAAAGPSAGRFLAQSTPLAGTPWQITVLSPLSVALQLAASRAWVTGVLIALMFLLGALLYQRRRHVREQLAAQQALKQTNEVLEQKVQQRTADLQNANLALQQEVVERMHAETTLRAAQDELVQAGKLAVIGQLSTEVAHELNQPLAALRALAGNSQRFLERGQGEMVHSNLQRMAELTERMGRITGQLRNFARKSAGQPAQVELAKVVDGALTLLEPRIAQSGVMIVRQPSDLALSAWCDANRVQQVLINLLSNALDAVQGGCTRCVEIACNRSGAWAQITVRDHGPGLSEQAQARLFEPFFTTKPEGLGLGLGLPLSAEIAHAAGGGLSGGNHPEGGAIFTLRLPLVDTRPLS
- a CDS encoding DUF4166 domain-containing protein encodes the protein MTQSASLFQQAMGEEFGRLDAVLQRFHRLQGEHELEGRVQTGAPRTLLARLLGLALGTPRTAVEGEIHFELQASPDAETWTRIFPEQVMRSSMHLHQGGLVERLGPARLCFALRAVDGRLHMRLQRLYFLGIPCPGWLAPRIVAEETGVGQRLQFHIEAAVPLIGVVASYRGHLRLPEEKK
- a CDS encoding thiol-disulfide oxidoreductase DCC family protein; this translates as MIVVFDAQCLLCNGWVQFLLKHDKHGIFQFAAIQGEAGGKLLADAGLRLEGLQTLLLVDGKCSWQHTDAILRVLHALGWPWRLTALFRLIPAALRDALYRLIARNRYRWFGKSEQCLMPDPAVAARFLD
- a CDS encoding RtcB family protein, which produces MLLLEGALHLPDSEMRCCVPVFLSIMPHLSGKLSRLQKALSRQGIQVSYRDHIYQIHNEQAAATVLLPDSLPLEHKAVSQLLEFASVADPQGHGAVCKACATPDFHPGSIAPVGAVVATSPDFVIPAAIGTDINCGIRLLSTGLTQAQAELHRTTIVQRLTRVILQNGRDVPVRSAGFKALFDEGPDAFIEHLPDAGLWQGVNRDRLQAELAGCVGLQGFAGRSRYAPEALLQARELLRPPSAADLGSGNHFLEFCVVDEIFDRHAAYAAGLKKGDVTVMIHTGSRDVGFYVGRRWMDLARQQWPQGIKHPRHGLYGLSGALAQDYLQAMGVAARYAWFNRMALAELVRKELEDIAAPDASRLIVDVPHNVVMTEGEFNVHRKGSTPAHDGQWALIPGSMGDYSFLVKGLGHEDWLQSCSHGAGRQVRRQDTRRMKQPLIESMWQCITLREERLIEEAPSAYKPVGPVLQAQEEAGLIRASLKLKPWLTFKA
- a CDS encoding sigma-54-dependent transcriptional regulator, translated to MNPSLQVLIVEDDADVAMACEQTMRLEGLDCVCASSAEQALKRLSPDFAGVVVSDIRLPQMSGLGLLAAIRALDAELPVILITGHGDISMAVQAMKDGAADFLEKPFAPERLVETVHRALERRRLVLEVRSLRQQLQSRDVLQHQLLGRSLPMQQLRSTLQSLAASEADVLIWGETGTGKERVARSLHESSRRKSGNFVAINCGGLPETLFDSEMFGSEAGAFTGAGKKRIGKIEHASGGTLFLDEIESMPLAMQAKLLRVLQERVLERLGSNTLIPVDCRVIAATKVDLLELSRQGLFRSDLYYRLNVATVNLPPLRERREDVALLFEHFALQAAARHQRPVAELTPQRLQTLLAHDWPGNVRELRNTAERITLGLDAGISPSGATPGTAASLASTMESIERSLISEALRNNEGNLTRTAQALHTPKTTLHDKIRKHGL
- a CDS encoding dicarboxylate/amino acid:cation symporter, which gives rise to MKSNRLTIMVLLAMVLGVVVGYLVHANAATPETAKDIAGYFGILTDVFLRMIKMIIAPLVFATLVAGLANMGDAGSVGRVGGRALGWFIAASFCSLFLGLVFANVLQPGHGLTVELPTNAESLGLKTGALNFKDFITHVFPKNIFEAMATNEVLQILVFALFFGIALGYLNHQRKHMLVDLMEETSHVMLRVTEYVMRFAPVGVFGSVAGTIATHGLGMLLVFGKFLLGFYIALAALWVLLIGAGYVVLGKDVFRLLSLIRGPVLVGFFTASSESTLPKLMEQLEKFGIKPRITGFVLPLGYSFNLDGSMIYTTFLAIFISQAYGIEMSLTAQLTMLLVLMISSKGIAGVPRASLVVVAAVLPMFGLPEAGILLILGIDHFLDMGRTLTNVLGNAIATAVVAKWEGDEAPESSTDSAAQPVIMAEAARA
- a CDS encoding SRPBCC family protein, yielding MRPGSWRAPSAALLLICCGPLVSAQQLQIETAEQDEAVLVNASAIMQVRPATAWSVISDYEHLAEFVPGMQSSRVLQRNGNQVVVEQKGSLGFLFFRQAIEIRLAVNEWPHQRIIAHAVGGNLKQMDGSYTLETLADGRVRLSYSARLVPAFTIPPLLGKAVVRQLLTRQFKALVDEILHREALSLGSDSLPSKN
- a CDS encoding saccharopine dehydrogenase family protein; this encodes MREFKVMVVGAYGFFGSRLVASLARQSGLHIVVAGRSASAAHALLEGLARDARASLSHAVLDVMAPGLQERLKALAVDALIHTSGPFQGQDYRVALACAQVGVHYVDLADGREFVCGIDQLEPQAKAAGVLLLSGASSVPALSSAVVDALARSMARVDHIDIGISPGNRTDRGLSTVAAILSYCGKPLPGAGQQAVIGWLRSYAHDYPAPVGRRLLSACDVPDLALLPRRYQNCSVRFGAGLELPLLHRGMNAMACLAHQGLVRDWSIHASTLKRMADWFKKRGSDVGAMHVTVSGLDAQGQASQRSWVLTAGSGDGPYVPTLAASALVRKLAAGAALAPGARPCMGLLTLQDFMAEARGLDIRMQELAP
- a CDS encoding YceI family protein, with amino-acid sequence MKAVKPQIAVLMVLMALVTLIAGCSQPGLEAVPPTSPQARPADFPAAFYEQAAASGQQVLKVDTSRSLVSITVRRAGALASLGHDHVIASRQLQGYVAPRLGRADLYVALDSLSVDEPALRAAAGLDTQPSAADIEGTRANMLSRVLQTQLHPFARVQVRTTPNADGEVVLVVELTVHGVTRSLSVPARIVKEQGAIRISGALSIDQSDFGITPLSILGGAIQVRDRLDLSFEVLAGPMKRESGS